Proteins co-encoded in one Astyanax mexicanus isolate ESR-SI-001 chromosome 1, AstMex3_surface, whole genome shotgun sequence genomic window:
- the ptges gene encoding prostaglandin E synthase: MLENPVFSCFVFYSTLLILKMYIIAIITGQVRLRRKAFANPEDAMRHGGEQFCRTDPCVERCRRAHINDMENIFPFLFLGAIYSMTEPSLAVAKGHFLVFFLGRLVHSVAYLCALKAPTRSVAYTIAQVPCVSMVVQILMAVASFA; this comes from the exons atgttgGAAAACCCGGTCTTCTCCTGCTTCGTGTTTTACAGCACACTCCTAATACTGAAGATGTACATCATCGCCATCATCACGGGACAAGTCAGGCTGAGGAGGAAG GCATTTGCCAACCCTGAGGACGCAATGAGACACGGAGGAGAGCAGTTCTGCCGTACAGACCCGTGTGTAGAGAGGTGTAGAAG agcTCATATCAATGACATGGAGAACATCTTCCCCTTCCTGTTTCTGGGAGCCATCTACTCCATGACAGAACCTTCACTGGCAGTAGCAAAAGGTCACTTCTTGGTCTTTTTCTTGGGTCGATTGGTTCACAGTGTGGCATACCTGTGTGCACTGAAAGCACCGACGCGGTCAGTAGCGTACACCATCGCTCAAGTTCCCTGCGTCTCCATGGTCGTCCAGATACTTATGGCTGTGGCCTCGTTTGCTTGA